CGATCCCGCCACCTATGCCGACCGTCTCGGCCGCCTCGCGCACGTCACCTCCGAGGACGGGCGGCTGGTCGATGCGCAGGGGCTGACGGTCGAGGACTTCGGCCTCGTCGACAACCTCATGATGATCCATGCGCTGGAGCTGCACGGCTGCCCCTTGGTAACGCCGGTGCAGATGCCTAACGACGTCTGGCACGACCTCGCCGCGTTCGAGACTTGCGTCCGGATGGCGGCCGCGCAATTGATCGCTACATAAGCGCTCAGTCGCTTCCGGAGAGAACGATGTCCCCTGCCCGCAAGCGTGCGGATGTTCTGCTGGTCGAGCGCGGCCTGTTCGAGAGCCGGGCGCGGGCGCGCGCGGCGATCGAGGCCGGCCTCGTCACGGCCGACGACAAGCAGGTTTCAAAACCGTCGGAGACGATCGCCGAGGATGCCGTGATCCAGGCCGAACCCGCGCACCCCTACGTCTCGCGCGGCGGCGTCAAGCTCGCCGGCGCGCTGGAGCGCTACCCGATCGAGATCGAGGACCATGTCTGCCTCGACGTCGGCGCTTCCACCGGTGGTTTTACAGAAGTGCTGCTGGCGAACGGCGCGGGCCTCGTCTTTGCCGTCGATGTCGGCACCAGCCAGCTGCATCCCTCGCTGCGCGGTCATCCCAAGATCGTGTCGATGGAGGAAACGGACATTCGCAGCTACGACGGCAAGCGCCTGCCGGCGCGGCCCGATGTCGTCGTCATCGACGTCAGCTTCATCTCGCTGAAAACCGTGCTGCCGGTGGCGCTGTCGCTGGCGGCAGCGCCGATGAGCCTGCTCGCGCTGATCAAGCCGCAATTCGAGGCGGAGCGGAAGCACAACAAGAAAGGCATCATCCGCGACACCGCCGTGCATCAGGAGATCTGCGACGACATCGCCGCCTTCGCCGCTTCGCTCGGCTGCACCGACATCGAAATCTTCCCCTCGCCGATTACGGGCGGCGACGGCAACATCGAATTCTTCCTGGGCGCGCGCCGTGGTTGAACGCTTGAGGATCGATCACGTCGGCCATCGCGGCGACGGCGTCTGCCTCGACGCCGGCGAAGCGATCTATGTGCCTTACACGCTTGGCGGCGAGACCGTCGAGGTCGATCACGTCGCGGGCAACCATCCTGATCGCCGCAAGCTTCTGGCGGTCGATGTCGCCAGCCCCGAGCGCATCGAACCGTTCTGCCCGCATTTCGGCATCTGCGGCGGCTGCGCGATCCAGCACTGGGCAGCCGAGCCGTACCGCGCCTGGAAGCGCAGCATCGTGGTCGAGACGCTGGCGCAGGCCGGCATCGATTGCGAGGTGGCGCCGCTGGTCGATGCCCACGGCGCCGGCCGCCGTCGCGTCACGCTGCATGGAAGATTTGGCACACATGACGTGCTCAAGGTCGGCTTCTCGGCGGCGAGCTCGCACGACGTCATCCCGATCCATCGCTGCCCGATCCTCGATCCCGGCCTCGAAGGTGCACTCGACGCCGCCTGGGCGCTGGCTGAGCCGTTGACATCGAAAATGCCGGTGACGAAACCGCTCGACATCCAGGTCACCGCGACCGTCAACGGCCTCGATGTCGACGTGCGCGGCTCCGGCCCGCTGCCGACACCGATCGTCACCGCGCTGTCGCGCGTCGCCGAGCAGCACCGCCTGGCGCGGCTGACGCGGCATGGCGAGCTGGTGCTGCAACGTCTGCTACCGATCGTGAAGATGGGTCGCGCTGACGTGACGTTGCCGCCCGGCTCGTTCTTGCAGGCGACGGTTGCGGGCGAAGAGACGCTGGCCGCGCTCGTCGCCGAGCGCGTCGGCAAGGCCAAGGAGGTTCTCGACCTCTTCTGCGGCGTCGGCCCGTTCGCGCTTAGGCTTGCTGAGAAGGCGCGCCTCACCGCCTATGACAACGATGCCGGCGCGATCGCCGCACTCGCGAAAGCCGCGCGCACGCCCGGCCTGAAGCCGATCAGGTGCGAGCCGCGCGATTTGTTCCGCCGCCCGCTGGTGCCGCAGGAGCTGCGCGATTTCGACGCGGTCGTGTTCGATCCGCCGCGCCAGGGCGCGCAGGCGCAGGCGCTGAAGCTTGCCGCGAGCAAGGTGCCTGTGGTGATTGCAGTGTCCTGCAACAGCGCGACCTTCGCCCGCGATGCGCGGCTCTTGATCGATGGTGGTTACAAGATCGAGAACGTGGTGCCGGTGGACCAGTTCCGCCATACGCCGCATGTGGAGCTGGTGGCGCGATTTACGCGGTAGTCTTTTTGTTTGAGCATGACCTTTCGGGAAACCGCTGCACACTTTCCCGGGTCATGCTCTAGCGCCGCAACCCGCTCAACGCCGGCGACTCGCCGGGCAGCATGTTCGATCGGATATCGCTGTCCATGCGGCCCGAATCCTGCTGGACGACACCGGCGCCGAACGACAGGCTGAGATTGGAGGTCGGCTTGAACTCGACCCCCGCGAACGCGCTATAGCCGGGAGAGGCACCAGAGGTGAGCGGCGCAAGCGAGCTGCCGATGCCGTCGCCATATTTCAGCGAGTTGAAACCGGCAAAGAACGTGACCGGCATGCCGCCCGCAGTCTTGGTGTTGTAACCGAACTGCGTGCTGTCATAGGACAGCGCGCTGAAATTGCCGGCCGGGACGGACTGGCTGAGGCCGCTCAAACCAAGATTGCCGCGCGCGCCGCCGACAAAGAAACCGGGACGAAAATCATAGCCGCCATTGGCATCGGCCGCATTGAAGCTCGGAAAATTGCCGTAAGCGTCGGCGCTCTGGACAGCGCTGCCGCCGAAGCCGAAAGGCCCGCCCGGAATCCAATATTGCAGCGGGGCCGCCTGCGCATGGGCCGGCGCATCGCCGAGGCAGAGCACCGCGAACAGAGTTGCAAGAGCGCAGGACCGAGTGAAGCTGGACATTCAGGTGACCGTCAGAAACCTCGCAGATTATATGCCCATGATCGTGCAAATGCCAGCGACGCAATGCCTGGGCTCACGCGATCCGGTTCCGGCCATCACCTTTTCCTGACGCCATGAACCTCCCCTCCGACGCGCGGACCCATTTACAGGGCATGCAGCGCGCTCCCGACAGTGGATGTGCGCGGACCCTCGAAATGTCCGCCATCGCATGGAGGCTATCATGGACGTCGATACCGACAGGTTGAATGCCTTTATGGGCAAGATGATCACCGAGGTCGGGGCGGCGATGAACGCATCGCTGGTCCTGCTGGGCGACAAGCTCGGCCTTTACCGCACCCTCGCCGCCAAGGGACCGATGAACTCCGCCGAGCTGGCGAGCGCCACCGGAACGACTGAGCGTTATGTCCGCGAATGGCTCTCGAGCCAGGCGGCGTCCGGCTACGTCGAATTTGACTCAGCATCCGGAAAATTCTCGATGCTGCCAGAGCAGGCGATGGCGCTTGCCGACCCGGACAGCCCGGTGTTCCTCGGCGCCGTCGGCAACGTCATTGCCGCAGCGTTTCTCGACGAGCCGAAGATCACGGACGCGTTCAAGACCGGCAAGGGTGTCGGCTGGAATCGGCGCAGCGAGTGCCTGTTCTGCGGCACCGCCCGCTTCTTCCGCACCGGTTACATGCATCATCTGGTGCAGGAGTGGCTGCCGGCGCTGGACGGCGTCGTGGACAAGCTCAAGCGCGGTGCCAAGGTCGCCGACGTCGGCTGCGGTCACGGCGTCTCGACGCGGCTGATGGCGGAGGCCTTCCCCAATTCGCGCTTCTACGGCTTCGACTATCACGAGGGCTCGATCGAGGCGGCGCGAAAGGCTGCAGCCGAAGCAAAGCTCGGCGATCGCGTCAGCTTCGCGGTGCACTCGGCCAAGTCCTATCCGGCCGAGGGCTACGATCTCGTCTGCTTCTTCGATTGCCTGCACGACATGGGCGATCCGGTCGGCGCCATCCGCCACGTGCGCGAAAGCATGGCCAAGGACGGCACCTGCATGCTGGTCGAGCCGTTCGCGGGCGACCGCCTCGAGGACAACCTCAACCCGGTCGGGCGCGTCTATTACGCGGCGTCGACCATGATCTGCACGCCGGCCTCGCTCGATCAGGAGGTGGGCCTGGCGCTCGGCGCCCAAGCCGGCGAGGCGAGGCTGCGCAAGGTCGCGGGCGAAGGCGGCCTGTCGCGCTTCCGCCGCGCCGCCGAGACCCCGTTCAACCTGATCCTGGAGGCACGGATCTGAACGCGCGCAAGCGCCGCGGCCGACGATGTCAGGCCGCGTCGCCCACGCCCATTCCGAACGTGATCTGGTTGCCGTCGGCATCGACGACGTCGAAATCTCGCATGCCGTAATCGCGGTCCTCCGGCCGGTTGAGCAGCCTGGCACCGCGCCGCGAGACTTCGGCATAAATCTCGTCGACGTCGCGGACGAAAACGCAGAGACCGCCATGTCCGGGCAGCCGTTTCGTTGCGGCCGCCGCGAGCAGATGCAGGCCGACCTCGTCCCGGCAGAGGCAGGCATAGGACGGAGGCTGGCCATATTCGAAGGTGACCTCGAAGCCGAGCACGTCGCGGTAATAGGCAAGGCTCGCGGCGATGTCGGAGACGACGAAAACGGTGGCTGAGCCCGCCATCATCACGGGTTCGTCGGTCATCGGTCCCTCTCCATCGCAAGCAATCTCCAGCGCGCAGTGTAGCATGCGCGCCCGAGGTCTTGCATGGGCCAGGCTGCAACGTAAGCTGGCGATCGAACAAGGCGGCATGAGTCCGCCAACATGGGAGGATGACCATGAAATATTCCGGCCTGGCGCTGGTTGTGCTGCTTGCCGTGACGATCTCCCGCGCGGGCCACGCGGCCGAGCCGACGCGCTTCACACCGCTCAAGCCGGACGAACTCACGCCGCCGCAGAAGGAATGGGCCGATGCGATCGCGGTGCCGCCGCGCAACGCCAAGTTCACCAACCCGCCCTATCGCGCCTATATCCGCAACCCCGAGCTGGCGCCAAAGCTCTCGGCGATGTCTGACTATCTGCGCTGGAATTCGTCGCTGCCGGCGCGCCTCAGCGAATTCGCGATCCTGATCACGGCACGGCAATGGACGGCGCAGTACGAATGGTTCGCGCATTATCCGCTGGCGATGAAAGCCGGCCTCGATCCGCAGGTCGCCAAGGACGTCGCGAACGGCGTGCGGCCGCAGACGATGAAGGATGATGAAGCCGCGCTCTATGATCTCGCGATGGCGCTCTACCGCGACAAGAAGGTGTCCGATGAGGTCTATCGCGCCGCCCAGCAGAAATTCGGCGAGCGCGGCATCATGGATATCATCGGCCTGATCGGCTATTACGACCTGGTCTCGATGACGCTGATCACGATGCAGGCGGAAGCGCCGAACGACAGCGTCCCGCCCTTGCCGCCGCTGGCTGCGAAGTAGCATCAGCAAAATTGCCCTCCATGCCGCACGATCCCCTGCTCACGCGCCTGACATCCGCTCTCGCCGAAGTGCCGGGCATCGCGGCCATCGTGCTCGGCGGCTCGCGTGCGCGGGGCAGTGCACATCCGGGGTCGGACTACGACATCGGGCTCTACTTCACGGCGGCGAGCCCGCTGGACACGGAACGGCTCCTGGCGGCGGCGAAGACGATCGCTGACGACCCGGCCACTACGTCGGTGACGCCGATCGGAGAATGGGGACCGTGGATCGTCGGCGGCGCCTGGCTGTCGGTCGAAGGAAACAAGGTCGATCTGCTCTACCGCAACATCGATGCGGTCGAGGCCGTGATGGCATCCTGCCAAGCAGGCGTCGTCACCATGGATTACCAGCCCGGCCATCCACATGGCTTCTGCTCGGCGATCTGGATGGGCGAGATCGCCTGTTGCCAGCCGCTGCACGATCCAGAGGCCCTGATCGCCCGGCTGAAGTCTGCCGCGCTGCCCTACCCGCAGCCGTTGCGGTGCGCTCTGATCCGGCGCTTCCAGTGGGAAGTGCTGTTCGCCATCGAGAACGCAGAGCTGGCCATCGCGCGCGACGAATGGACCCATGTCGCCGGATGCGCCTACCAGTCGCTGGCTTGCGTCGCACAGGTTCTGTTTGCGTTGAACGATCGCTATCTCATCAACGAAAAAGGCGCACTGGGGGAAGCCGCACGCCTGCCGCTGACGATTTCGCATCTGAACGAGCAGACGAAAGAGGTCTGGCGATTGATCGGCGATGGTGCCTTTGCGTCCGCCTGCGATGTCTTGCGTGAAATCGACCGGCAATTGAAAGCGCTGACGCAGTCCGCGACAACGAGCCGTAGCGGCTAGGCCGTCTTGTCCACCGAGGACGAACCGTTCGTCGGCGGGTACTTCGTCACCGGCACCATGAAGGACTTGGTGCCGACCTGGTAGATGATCTTGCCGTTCTTGCCGTCGTCGGTCGCGATCTGCGACTGGCCGAACGTGATCACGTTCTTGTAGACGTAGCCGGTGCCCTGGCGGGTGATGCCGTCGGTGGTGACGCTGACCGTGGCTTCCTTGCCGTTGATGGCAAGGACGCGAAAGCTTGCGCTCTTGCCATTGTCGGCCGAATAGCCGCCCCAGGTTCCCATGAGGTTGCTGTCGGAGCCGGGAGGCGCCTGCTTTGCGAGAGTGGCGGTCGCCTGGCCGCCGCCGGCGGAGAACACCAGCGCGAGATTCTTGCCATCCTTGGTGCCGACAGTGACGTTGCCGTAGGTGATGGTCGCACCATTGACCTGGCCGAAACCGCGCTCGGTATGCCCATTATGGGTATACTCGATCTGGGCCCGGGCTCCCCGGATGTTCACAA
This is a stretch of genomic DNA from Bradyrhizobium sp. CB2312. It encodes these proteins:
- a CDS encoding TlyA family RNA methyltransferase, with translation MSPARKRADVLLVERGLFESRARARAAIEAGLVTADDKQVSKPSETIAEDAVIQAEPAHPYVSRGGVKLAGALERYPIEIEDHVCLDVGASTGGFTEVLLANGAGLVFAVDVGTSQLHPSLRGHPKIVSMEETDIRSYDGKRLPARPDVVVIDVSFISLKTVLPVALSLAAAPMSLLALIKPQFEAERKHNKKGIIRDTAVHQEICDDIAAFAASLGCTDIEIFPSPITGGDGNIEFFLGARRG
- a CDS encoding methyltransferase codes for the protein MVERLRIDHVGHRGDGVCLDAGEAIYVPYTLGGETVEVDHVAGNHPDRRKLLAVDVASPERIEPFCPHFGICGGCAIQHWAAEPYRAWKRSIVVETLAQAGIDCEVAPLVDAHGAGRRRVTLHGRFGTHDVLKVGFSAASSHDVIPIHRCPILDPGLEGALDAAWALAEPLTSKMPVTKPLDIQVTATVNGLDVDVRGSGPLPTPIVTALSRVAEQHRLARLTRHGELVLQRLLPIVKMGRADVTLPPGSFLQATVAGEETLAALVAERVGKAKEVLDLFCGVGPFALRLAEKARLTAYDNDAGAIAALAKAARTPGLKPIRCEPRDLFRRPLVPQELRDFDAVVFDPPRQGAQAQALKLAASKVPVVIAVSCNSATFARDARLLIDGGYKIENVVPVDQFRHTPHVELVARFTR
- a CDS encoding class I SAM-dependent methyltransferase yields the protein MDVDTDRLNAFMGKMITEVGAAMNASLVLLGDKLGLYRTLAAKGPMNSAELASATGTTERYVREWLSSQAASGYVEFDSASGKFSMLPEQAMALADPDSPVFLGAVGNVIAAAFLDEPKITDAFKTGKGVGWNRRSECLFCGTARFFRTGYMHHLVQEWLPALDGVVDKLKRGAKVADVGCGHGVSTRLMAEAFPNSRFYGFDYHEGSIEAARKAAAEAKLGDRVSFAVHSAKSYPAEGYDLVCFFDCLHDMGDPVGAIRHVRESMAKDGTCMLVEPFAGDRLEDNLNPVGRVYYAASTMICTPASLDQEVGLALGAQAGEARLRKVAGEGGLSRFRRAAETPFNLILEARI
- a CDS encoding VOC family protein produces the protein MTDEPVMMAGSATVFVVSDIAASLAYYRDVLGFEVTFEYGQPPSYACLCRDEVGLHLLAAAATKRLPGHGGLCVFVRDVDEIYAEVSRRGARLLNRPEDRDYGMRDFDVVDADGNQITFGMGVGDAA
- a CDS encoding carboxymuconolactone decarboxylase is translated as MKYSGLALVVLLAVTISRAGHAAEPTRFTPLKPDELTPPQKEWADAIAVPPRNAKFTNPPYRAYIRNPELAPKLSAMSDYLRWNSSLPARLSEFAILITARQWTAQYEWFAHYPLAMKAGLDPQVAKDVANGVRPQTMKDDEAALYDLAMALYRDKKVSDEVYRAAQQKFGERGIMDIIGLIGYYDLVSMTLITMQAEAPNDSVPPLPPLAAK
- a CDS encoding nucleotidyltransferase domain-containing protein — protein: MLGGSRARGSAHPGSDYDIGLYFTAASPLDTERLLAAAKTIADDPATTSVTPIGEWGPWIVGGAWLSVEGNKVDLLYRNIDAVEAVMASCQAGVVTMDYQPGHPHGFCSAIWMGEIACCQPLHDPEALIARLKSAALPYPQPLRCALIRRFQWEVLFAIENAELAIARDEWTHVAGCAYQSLACVAQVLFALNDRYLINEKGALGEAARLPLTISHLNEQTKEVWRLIGDGAFASACDVLREIDRQLKALTQSATTSRSG